A single genomic interval of Coccidioides posadasii str. Silveira chromosome 1, complete sequence harbors:
- a CDS encoding uncharacterized protein (EggNog:ENOG410PVU3): MTYFICGGRVLRSLELTISLLDELGAQANHCQIAGEYSQGKVKHLIFDYTFELRFEGPTSKELTKAHRGAIAREEAEQRSLTLQKHTPEERKIEFIVIPELVREWMRQRMEELDAAQEDSPKQLFRPQKETDTRMLEIVENDAMNTLCRMVMSLSDVVYNLITLKICSTEALDFSFVGPQTFESILPTLENLDTLVLSVGEVFGDYDVLPSQLYKSFPPNLTTLRLRGPGSLVTSEHWKGWVESFGSPDFLPKLKKLSFVLDLD, from the exons ATGACTTACTTCATCTGCGGTGGGAG AGTATTGCGGTCTCTGGAACTCACCATTTCTCTGCTGGACGAGCTTGGTGCTCAAGCCAATCACTGTCAGATCGCAGGCGAATACTCCCAG GGAAAGGTCAAGCATCTAATTTTTGATTATACCTTCGAGCTACGCTTTGAGGGGCCAACGAGCAAGGAATTAACCAAGGCACATAGAGGGGCAATTGCAAGGGAAGAGGCAGAGCAGAGAAGCCTAACTTTACAAAAACATACCCCCGAAGAGCGGAAGATTGAATTTATCGTGATACCGGAGCTGGTCAGAGAATGGATGCGACAGCGGATGGAAGAGTTGGACGCCGCGCAAGAGGATAGCCCTAAACAGCTGTTTCGCCCACAAAAGGAGACCGACACAAGAATGCTCGAGATCGTGGAAAACGACGCCATGAATACTCTCTGTCGCATGGTGATGTCATTGAGCGATGTCGTTTACAATTTGATTACCCTTAAAATCTGCTCGACAGAGGCCTTGGACTTTTCTTTCGTCGGTCCGCAGACGTTCGAATCCATCCTGCCAACGCTCGAGAACTTAGACACGCTTGTACTCAGCGTCGGCGAAGTTTTCGGGGACTACGACGTGCTTCCATCGCAGCTGTACAAATCTTTCCCGCCGAACCTGACCACTCTTCGACTCAGAGGCCCAGGGTCTCTGGTCACATCCGAACACTGGAAAGGATGGGTGGAGTCCTTTGGTTCTCCTGACTTTTTACCGAAGCTCAAGAAATTGAGCTTTGTTCTTGACCTAGATTAA
- a CDS encoding uncharacterized protein (EggNog:ENOG410PKNC~COG:C~TransMembrane:1 (o133-153i)~BUSCO:10655at33183) produces the protein MSAAGTGPQVSLAATEMTVDIPDLQQKAQDQGKEAFKDVVFGSVAGIAGKYIEYPFDTVKVRLQSQPDGLPLRYKGPIDCFRQSLQAEGVLGLYRGISAPLFGAAVETSSLFFSYRITQEFLQSTIYTSSEKLPFSALLTCGAISGAFTSLLLTPIELIKCKMQVPAVRYSTFKPPGPVTLILSVFKHDGFLGFWRGQMGTLIRETGGSAAWFGGYEGVSALFRAYNRPESSTSLNDALPPLPLYQQMLAGAAAGISYNFIFYPADTIKSRIQTEDIALSRGNAQKRTFWEVGKVLWRQHGLTGLYRGCGITCARSAPSSAFIFSIYEGLRYYFG, from the exons ATGTCGGCCGCAGGAACCGGCCCGCAGGTCTCTCTAGCCGCAACCGAGATGACCGTAGACATCCCTGATCTCCAGCAGAAAGCCCAAGATCAGGGGAAGGAGGCGTTTAAAGATGTGGTCTTTGGCTCT GTTGCCGGTATCGCAGGTAAATATATCGAATACCCCTTCGATACTGTCAAGGTCCGTCTCCAATCCCAACCGGACGGCCTGCCCCTCCGATACAAAGGACCTATCGATTGTTTTCGTCAATCCCTCCAGGCCGAGGGAGTGCTGGGGCTGTACCGTGGCATAAGTGCCCCTCTGTTCGGGGCGGCTGTTGAAACAAGCAGCTTGTTCTTCAGCTACCGTATCACACAAGAGTTCCTGCAGTCGACTATATACACCTCGTCGGAGAAACTGCCGTTTTCGGCACTGTTGACCTGTGGTGCTATCTCCGGAGCCTTCACATCGCTCCTCCTCACGCCGATCGAACTCATAAAATGCAAGATGCAAGTGCCCGCCGTTAGATATAGCACATTCAAGCCTCCCGGGCCGGTGACTCTGATCTTGTCTGTCTTCAAACACGATGGGTTTCTTGGTTTCTGGCGCGGGCAAATGGGGACGTTAATCCGAGAAACGGGCGGCTCTGCAGCCTGGTTTGGTGGTTACGAAGGCGTATCCGCACTCTTCCGGGCGTACAACAGGCCAGAATCGTCTACATCTCTGAATGACGCGCTACCACCGTTACCGTTATATCAACAGATGCTCGCCGGCGCTGCTGCAGGCATCAGCtataattttattttctacCCTGCGGACACTATTAAATCTCGAATTCAAACCGAAGATATCGCCCTTTCGAGGGGCAATGCCCAGAAACGTACCTTCTGGGAAGTCGGAAAAGTGCTATGGAGACAACACGGTTTAACTGGGCTGTATCGCGGATGCGGGATCACTTGCGCCCGATCGGCACCCAGCTCTGCCTTTATCTTTTCCATTTATGAAGGACTGCGCTACTACTTTGGTTAA
- a CDS encoding uncharacterized protein (EggNog:ENOG410PQQG~COG:J~BUSCO:17243at33183), whose protein sequence is MSSTDPAPAPAPEPAPAPAAAPAAAAAPKGMRKNGKNWHDVKTPFRPTKGQTSYARRLKERKAMAAIKEKEKEMKEEKEAERQRRIQAIKDRRAAKEEKERYEKMAEKMHRKRVERRKRREKRNKLLNS, encoded by the exons ATGTCTTCGACCGATCCCGCGCCCGCACCCGCGCCAGAGCCAGCACCAGCGCCAGCCGCTGCacctgctgctgctgctgcgccGAAGGGAATGCGGAAAAATG GCAAAAATTGGCACGATGTGAAAACTCCCTTCCGTCCCACAAAGGGTCAAACCTCCTATGCACGACGACTCAAGGAGCGAAAGGCCATGGCTGctataaaagaaaaagagaaggaAATGAAGGAAGAGAAGGAAGCCGAGCGACAG CGACGTATCCAAGCCATCAAGGACAGACGGGCTgcgaaggaagaaaaggagaggTACGAAAAGATGGCAGAGAAAATGCACCGGAAGAGAGTCGAGAGACGGAAGAGGAGGGAAAAGAGAAACAAGCTCCTGAACTCGTGA
- a CDS encoding uncharacterized protein (EggNog:ENOG410PPC7~COG:S~TransMembrane:1 (i324-342o)), with protein MEPSHRATTHRPPISPPIQSPRSQQTSNQTIPADLGTRNKHKHHRRLSHRTYLHAHVHNGLYLPHERWVEDHLIGGEDHHWRQPRGQRDLGTGLDGQREKYRRLRPHRRHASRERRLRSRSARRDIIPVEASEMPVGSPDNAEDARLSGKISEEIANAHEMDNVIRLPFVQSMEYIRQEDVEKERERRKEAEKSNSAALSSIADHSIRFSQRLDIAYYNLLDRLSSIRSTIQSFQSLCELTTNLDTDFNNQAAKLVQETRKQITDFQGFVPQIHKVEALERRMNDCREKALKLDKRLEAVRERIDAWDRKEVEWQKRVSRRLRILWAVMGTVVLLLAAVGLVDHFKLRSASEGLGTTENLKAVVAGAIGNTTRCLDEVQRLDVQADDKGLSANPFGLNTENGCHNCGTGGPTTAPGPRGPEKTRRVLDEL; from the exons ATGGAACCCTCCCACCGAGCCACCACCCATAGACCCCCAATTTCCCCCCCCATCCAGAGTCCCCGTTCTCAACAAACTTCAAACCAGACCATTCCGGCCGACTTGGGCACAAGGAACAAACACAAGCACCATCGTCGTCTGTCGCACCGTACATATCTCCACGCCCATGTCCACAACGGGCTCTATCTACCCCATGAAAGATGGGTCGAAGATCACTTGATTGGAGGCGAAGATCATCACTGGCGCCAACCTAGAGGGCAACGTGATCTCGGCACAGGTCTTGATGGACAACGAGAAAAATATAGAAGGTTACGACCACATAGGAGACATGCATCGCGCGAGCGACGTCTGAGGAGCCGCTCCGCCAGAAGAGATATAATCCCTGTGGAGGCCAGTGAGATGCCGGTCGGTTCGCCAGACAATGCCGAAGATGCTAGATTGTCGGGAAAGATATCTGAGGAGATAGCAAACGCGCATGAAATGGACAATGTGATTCGGCTACCTTTTGTGCAAAGCATGGAGTACATTCGTCAGGAGGACGTCGagaaggagagggagagaagaaaggaggCAGAGAA GTCCAACTCCGCCGCTCTCTCCTCTATCGCAGATCATTCCATTAGATTCTCTCAACGCCTCGATATCGCGTACTATAACCTTCTTGACCGACTGTCTAGCATCCGTTCCACAATTCAGTCGTTTCAGAGTCTCTGCGAACTCACAACAAATCTGGACACCGATTTTAATAATCAAGCCGCCAAACTCGTCCAAGAAACCCGCAAGCAGATCACCGATTTCCAAGGATTTGTGCCACAAATTCATAAGGTGGAAGCCCTGGAGCGTAGGATGAACGATTGTCGGGAGAAGGCGTTGAAGCTAGATAAGCGGCTTGAAGCTGTACGGGAGCGAATTGACGCATGGGATCGTAAGGAGGTCGAGTGGCAGAAGAGGGTTAGCCGTAGGTTAAGGATTCTGTGGGCGGTCATGGGGACTGTTGTTCTGCTTCTCGCGGCTGTCGGCTTGGTGGATCACTTTAAACTACGTTCGGCTTCGGAGGGATTGGGAACTACGGAAAACCTGAAAGCGGTTGTTGCTGGAGCCATTGGAAACACGACAAGGTGCCTGGACGAAGTACAACGCTTAGATGTCCAAGCTGATGATAAAGGGCTTTCGGCAAACCCTTTTGGCCTTAACACAGAAAATGGGTGCCATAATTGTGGAACTGGAGGGCCAACAACAGCACCTGGGCCAAGGGGTCCGGAGAAGACACGAAGAGTCCTTGATGAATTATGA
- the TMA22 gene encoding Translation machinery-associated protein 22 (BUSCO:492591at4751~EggNog:ENOG410PNU3~COG:J~BUSCO:14605at33183): MAEAADTEVQTTSLEPQARHIVYCGVCSLPPEYCEFGGTAKKCEEWLHENNPSMHQKLYSEETIAANLSTLSIQARERAAKDAAKKEAKAALVETRNQERKAAAKVQIKRVERNKRKHVTVIAGLEAHGLDNKKVAKELGKKFATGSSVTKNPAGGEEITVQGDVCEDVLEWLVEVHGKEVPEDNLEIVEDKKKKKAAAE, from the exons ATGGCTGAAGCAGCGGATACAGAGGTCCAAACCACCTCCTTGGAACCTCAGGCCAGGCATATTGTTTACTGTGGAG TGTGCTCTCTTCCACCTGAG TATTGTGAATTCGGCGGAACAGCCAAAAAGTGCGAAGAATGGCTACATGAGAACAATCCTAGTATGCACCAAAAGCTATACTCAGAGG AAACCATTGCCGCCAACCTCTCTACGCTTTCCATCCAGGCCCGCGAACGTGCAGCCAAAGATGCCGCCAAGAAAGAAGCAAAAGCTGCTTTGGTAGAAACCCGTAACCAGGAGCGCAAGGCCGCCGCTAAAGTTCAGATCAAGCGTGTTGAACGTAATAAGCGGAAACACGTCACGGTCATTGCAGGTCTAGAAGCACATGGCTTAGATAACAAGAAAGTCGCCAAAGAGCTGGGCAAGAAGTTTGCTACAGGTTCGTCAGTGACAAAGAACCCAGCCGGTGGAGAAGAGATTACTGTGCAGGGCGATGTTTGTGAGGATGTCCTAGAGTGGTTAGTGGAAGTGCATGGGAAGGAGGTACCTGAGGATAATTTAGAGATTGTTGAggataagaaaaagaagaaagcggCTGCTGAGTAA
- a CDS encoding uncharacterized protein (EggNog:ENOG410PGKR~COG:G~TransMembrane:12 (i61-80o100-118i130-149o161-179i191-212o224-246i291-318o338-356i363-381o387-410i422-443o455-475i)) has protein sequence MASLNENSVPDLVKVDVDRSEKPVKNDAREAAERGQIATDKYGNPLVELDRAAERRLRTKIDFYIVPTVALLYLFCFIDRANIGNARLAGLESDLQLKGYDYNAVLSIFYVSYIIFEIPSNMLCKWIGPGWYLPAISLAFGICSIATAFVDSMAAVCGVRFLLGVFEAGMLPGVAYYMSRWYRRSELAFRLSLYIVMSPLAGCFGGLLASGILKLARFGSLHEWRMIFAIEGIITIGLSLISFFTLTDRPETAAWLTKEEKELAIARVKSERVGTTEVLDKVDRTRMMKGLFSPVTMATSFIFLLNNITVQGLAFFLPTIIRAIYPNHSVVQQQLQTVPPYVVGAFFTVFIPLLSWRFDRRNIFMIVAGPLVMVGYIMFLASSNARVRYGATFLITSGAFSFGALCNAQVSANVVSDTARSAAIGMNVMFGNIGGLISTWAFLPHDRPDYHIGNGLNLATNGAMLIVAILLQIWAKMDNKKRKGRDVDAELAGLDQKAVQNLDWQHPAFRWTL, from the exons ATGGCTTCCCTAAATGAAAACTCCGTCCCTGATTTGGTCAAGGTAGATGTTGACCGTTCCGAGAAGCCCGTGAAGAATGATGCTCGCGAAGCTGCAGAACGCGGACAGATTGCGACCGATAA ATACGGGAATCCCCTCGTAGAACTCGACCGAGCTGCTGAGCGCAGGCTGCGCACGAAAATCGATTTCTATATCGTGCCAACAGTGGCATTGCTGTATTTATTTTGCTTTATTGACCGGGCTAATATTG GAAATGCAAGACTTGCCGGGCTTGAAAGCGATCTCCAGCTAAAGGGCTACGATTACAATGCCGTCCTCAGCATCTTTTATGTCTCGTACATTATTTTCGAGATTCCGTCCAACATGCTCTGCAAATGGATTGGCCCAGGATGGTATCTTCCGGCAATCAGCCTTGCCTTTGGGATCTGCTCCATTGCCACGGCATTTGTTGACAGTATGGCCGCTGTCTGCGGAGTCCGCTTCTTGCTTGGTGTTTTTGAAGCAGGTATGCTTCCTGGAGTCGCATACTACATGTCCAGATGGTACAGAAGAAGCGAGCTCGCATTTCGTCTATCGCTTTACATTGTCATGTCGCCATTGGCCGGCTGTTTCGGCGGGCTACTTGCCTCCGGAATCCTGAAACTTGCCAGATTTGGAAGTCTACACGAGTGGCGTATGATTTTCGCCATCGAAGGTATCATCACAATTGGCCTGTCGCTTATCAGCTTCTTCACATTGACCGATCGCCCGGAAACCGCCGCATGGCTtacaaaagaagaaaaagagctAGCCATTGCGCGTGTAAAATCTGAGCGGGTGGGCACCACCGAGGTTTTGGACAAAGTTGACCGGACCAGAATGATGAAAGGCTTATTCAGCCCGGTCACAATGGCAACATCTTTTATATTCCTCCTGAACAACATCACAGTTCAGGGGCTGGCATTTTTCCTACCCACCATCATTCGCGCCATCTACCCGAACCATAGCGTTGTGCAACAACAGTTGCAGACTGTTCCCCCCTATGTCGTGGGGGCTTTCTTCACAGTCTTCATCCCGCTCCTTAGCTGGCGCTTTGATAGACGCAATATTTTTATGATCGTTGCAGGCCCTCTGGTCATGGTCGGCTACATAATGTTCCTTGCCTCAAGTAATGCCCGAGTCCGCTATGGGGCCACGTTTCTGATCACCAGCGGAGCTTTCTCTTTCGGCGCGCTCTGCAACGCGCAGGTGTCTGCAAACGTAGTATCAGACACAGCTCGATCGGCGGCGATCGGCATGAACGTGATGTTTGGCAACATCGGCGGCTTGATCTCAACCTGGGCTTTTCTCCCTCACGACCGGCCAGATTACCATATCGGCAATGGGCTCAATTTGGCTACGAACGGAGCAATGCTTATTGTAGCGATCCTGCTGCAGATTTGGGCAAAGATGGATAACAAGAAGAGGAAGGGTAGGGATGTCGATGCCGAGCTGGCCGGCCTGGACCAGAAAGCGGTTCAGAACCTCGACTGGCAGCATCCGGCATTCCGATGGACGCTGTGA
- a CDS encoding uncharacterized protein (EggNog:ENOG410PJF1~COG:S) has translation MADVLAPPYHHSTSQLCPHAGGHSQKSHLRPVGRMNSLSYCPTRKAWIPNAYSVPSQVSISGVYSPSTSSLLEYEPELRDNELVFPDYDPSPDTNTDDAQPRKSTSDSKPTSVRDDDDLSSDISEEPRTAGDDSCVERRPTRQVDYLTHDWKDEEIWGSWKYMKRNGGSFRTGQRLENAAWRSWTKSFYRLRTITPESLNWLKDADVTWLFGPLQEDHTSYSSSPPPASTTTYTSNSYLSRKPILKKTSVSQAILQHSLSASSLLQHNFIIKSQSEDFRLGFSRTVSDTTVRTAHMGSSLRATRSTLSTTASDMPSPGSRRHITFNRVVSQVVAVGREDEEDEDDDENYSYSGEYCLLDDDDSEATLVTMKQLHPRRSLSSTPRSSFSSDTRTIIAHLPPTTLKFDSDSETEDEAQYFRWSGERASFYRSASTDTIKVHDTGEVETYPSSEHLEYVESDNAYSWPFKSTLADVLPSSPSPPASPSASEALTDDNGDEEWYLSSSGVFMPCAHGELAKSEEAEGDRRAPYDLLGKAVDVANTLRDIVHVLWNVGWRP, from the exons ATGGCGGACGTCCTGGCACCTCCATATCACCACTCTACTTCACAGCTCTGTCCTCATGCAGGAGGTCATTCCCAAAAGTCTCATCTGCGGCCTGTAGGCCGCATGAATTCGCTGTCCTATTGTCCAACCCGGAAGGCTTGGATTCCCAATGCGTACAGCGTGCCGTCACAGGTCTCAATCTCTGGGGTGTATTCGCCATCAACGAGTAGCcttcttgaatatgaacCTGAGCTTCGGGATAACGAATTGGTGTTTCCGGATTATGATCCTAGCCCCGACACCAACACGGACGATGCGCAGCCCAGAAAGTCAACGTCTGACTCGAAACCGACGTCGGTCCGAGATGACGATGATTTGTCTTCCGATATATCTGAGGAACCAAGGACAGCCGGGGACGACAGCTGCGTAGAGCGGCGACCCACAAGGCAGGTCGATTACCTTACCCATGACTGGAAGGATGAAGAAATCTGGGGATCATGGAAATATATGAAACGCAACGGAGGTTCTTTTCGAACTGGCCAGAGATTAGAGAACGCTGCATGGAGATCATGGACGAAATCCTTCTACCGCCTCAGAACTATTACACCCGAGTCCCTAAACTG GCTGAAAGATGCCGACGTTACTTGGCTTTTTGGACCTTTACAGGAGGATCACACGTCCTATTCGTCCAGCCCTCCTCCAGCTTCTACGACTACATACACCTCCAACTCTTACCTGAGCCGAAAACCTATCCTCAAGAAGACATCCGTGTCTCAAGCCATCCTCCAACATTCGCTTTCCGCCAGTTCCCTCCTCCAACACAACTTTATCATCAAATCCCAGAGCGAAGATTTTCGTTTAGGATTTAGTAGGACAGTTTCAGATACGACTGTGCGTACCGCACACATGGGAAGCTCACTACGAGCTACCAGATCTACATTATCGACTACAGCTTCCGATATGCCGTCTCCCGGTAGCCGACGACACATCACTTTTAACAGGGTGGTGTCGCAGGTGGTTGCGGTGGGGCGcgaggacgaggaagatgaagacgaCGATGAGAATTATTCCTATTCCGGCGAATACTGCTTATTGGACGATGACGACTCTGAAGCTACCTTGGTCACAATGAAGCAACTACATCCACGGCGCTCATTGAGCAGCACGCCAAGgagcagcttcagcagcGACACCCGGACAATCATTGCGCATCTACCGCCAACTACGTTAAAGTTCGATAGCGATTCCGAAACCGAGGACGAGGCTCAATACTTTCGCTGGTCGGGAGAACGTGCATCGTTCTATCGATCGGCCTCCACTGATACTATCAAGGTGCACGACACAGGAGAGGTTGAGACGTACCCCTCGAGTGAACATCTCGAGTACGTTGAGTCCGATAACGCTTACAGCTGGCCTTTTAAAAGCACGCTAGCGGATGTCCTGCCCTCCTCTCCAAGTCCCCCAGCCTCACCCAGTGCCTCGGAGGCCCTCACAGACGATAATGGGGACGAAGAGTGGTATCTTTCGTCATCAGGAGTTTTCATGCCATGTGCACATGGGGAGCTCGCAAAAAGCGAGGAGGCTGAGGGCGACCGTCGCGCTCCCTATGATCTGCTTGGCAAAGCTGTTGACGTAGCTAACACCCTCCGAGATATTGTTCATGTTCTTTGGAACGTCGGTTGGAGGCCCTGA
- a CDS encoding uncharacterized protein (EggNog:ENOG410PFWZ~COG:T~BUSCO:2598at33183) produces the protein MENINVSELAERLGSDEDAVRKMAVFKLQSNIGDPSFADVFISEKGLVKLKHLAMTATGNTLAYSLTSFARLLEVDKGWEVVDEEFIERIVQLIVTHPLVNILRGAMSILVSIVSHPHSSGRASVHSHVGLFGFQALKPAIAIHSQFLEMLVSRLSSADHALCANSLQLINSLMRDSIISESEAEWPKFIKRLQDLGVIRAVYVLMQSSALQDLAQPLLEFQSLTKVLLKKWRDFPVELENTEHRRALKGIHLASNPEKPAQETEKTGSRKHNPHKWRRLGFETESPQWDFHDMGFLGMMDFTDFVRRYQDQFQKMLLEQSTRPAEQRCPIARASLTVTAILYEHFEIDKADLEDPKSYLILESRSNLDKVFKPLLLHWPRLHVAALNAFFRLWKATGAEVEDFSKIAELVRILVESVVGGAIRTKDMHEIEEEMNDFEYQRLRELQMELLELTYEDVWGQHLHQVREELHHEALQFVKEQRIRCLLQGAWFPTESGSKGENGASSKPDMKRTNSTTYRYAQLSHNRRYLHYADFDSVNNEIPDIDSLTHKIDLNAVSSVVSNVSASSDSSSGSTIKTLAHSSSTTKITIHGYVQSPSSSSNNPKSSSDPHNEKANRQRSNTVKTNQTQKEIVLLTLHPQSHSIASEWLDGLLMLLNQQPITAETNKLINLVSNYGLKIRLLNVRFDDATFIGECPDIPSREGLDEDYYYDIFGGA, from the exons ATGGAGAACATCAATGTATCTGAACTCGCGGAGCGACTAGGAAGCGATGAAGATGCCGTTCGCAAAATGGCCGTGTTTAAGCTCCAGTCGAATATCGGCGACCCTTCCTTTGCGGACGTCTTTATTTCGGAGAAAGGATTGGTCAAATTGAAGCACTTGGCTATGACAGCGACCGGAAACACACTGGCATACAGTCTTACTTCATTTGCAAGATTGTTGGAGGTTGACAAGGGTTGGGAGGTTGTGGATGAGGAGTTTATCGAGAGG ATTGTCCAGCTTATCGTTACCCACCCTCTCGTTAATATCCTGCGCGGTGCGATGTCTATTCTGGTGTCAATTGTTTCCCATCCACATAGTTCGGGACGCGCTTCCGTGCACAGTCATGTTGGTCTTTTCGGGTTCCAGGCTCTCAAACCGGCTATCGCCATTCATTCTCAATTCCTCGAAATGCTCGTTAGCAGATTGTCCTCTGCCGACCATGCGCTGTGTGCGAATTCCCTTCAGTTGATAAATAGCCTGATGAGAGACTCGATAATATCTGAAAGCGAGGCAGAATGGCCGAAGTTTATCAAGAGGTTACAAGATTTGGGAGTGATTCGGGCTGTATATGTGCTTATGCAAAGTTCTGCACTCCAAGATCTTGCCCAACCCCTCCTCGAGTTTCAGTCCCTTACAAAAGTATTGTTGAAGAAATGGAGAGATTTTCCTGTGGAGTTGGAAAACACGGAACATCGCAGAGCCTTAAAGGGCATACACCTTGCAAGTAACCCTGAAAAGCCGGCACAAGAGACGGAAAAGACTGGGTCAAGAAAACACAATCCACATAAATGGAGAAGGCTTGGTTTTGAGACTGAAAGCCCGCAATGGGATTTCCATGATATGGGATTCCTAGGCATGATGGACTTCACTGATTTCGTTAGAAGATATCAGGATCAATTCCAGAAGATGCTTTTAGAGCAATCCACAAGGCCTGCGGAGCAGAGGTGTCCAATTGCGAGGGCATCCTTGACCGTTACTGCCATTTTATACGAACATTTCGAGATCGACAAGGCCGATTTGGAAGATCCGAAGAGTTACCTGATTCTCGAGTCACGGTCGAACCTTGACAAAGTGTTTAAACCGTTGCTGCTTCATTGGCCTCGCCTGCATGTTGCAGCCCTGAATGCCTTTTTTCGCCTATGGAAAGCAACTGGGGCTGAGGTGGAAGATTTCTCAAAAATCGCCGAACTAGTTCGAATTCTTGTCGAATCTGTTGTTGGCGGAGCTATACGAACCAAAGATATGCATGAAATCGAAGAAGAGATGAATGACTTTGAATATCAGCGACTTAGGGAATTACAAATGGAATTGCTGGAGCTAACTTACGAAGATGTCTGGGGCCAACACCTTCATCAGGTCAGGGAAGAACTGCACCATGAAGCTCTACAGTTTGTCAAGGAACAGCGGATCCGATGTCTATTGCAAGGCGCATGGTTCCCAACGGAGTCGGGCTCTAAAGGAGAAAATGGAGCTTCTTCTAAACCAGACATGAAACGAACAAATTCGACAACGTACAGATATGCACAACTGTCACATAATCGGCGGTACCTTCACTATGCGGACTTTGACTCCGTGAATAATGAGATTCCTGATATAGATTCACTTACGCACAAAA TCGATCTTAATGCCGTTTCCTCTGTGGTATCGAACGTCTCGGCCTCATCCGACTCCTCCTCTGGCTCAACAATCAAAACCCTCGCACATTCTTCTTCCACAACGAAAATCACAATCCACGGCTACGTTCAAAGCCCGTCGTCCTCGAGCAACAACCCTAAATCGTCGTCTGACCCACATAACGAAAAAGCTAATCGTCAGCGATCAAATACCGTAAAAACCAACCAAACCCAGAAAGAAATCGTCCTCTTGACTCTCCATCCCCAGTCACACAGCATCGCATCGGAATGGCTAGATGGCCTCCTTATGCTCCTAAACCAGCAGCCCATAACTGCAGAGACAAATAAGCTGATCAATCTAGTGAGCAATTACGGACTGAAGATTCGGCTCCTTAATGTGCGGTTTGATGATGCCACGTTTATTGGAGAGTGTCCAGATATTCCGAGCCGTGAGGGCCTGGATGAAGACTATTATTATGATATTTTTGGTGGTGCTTAG